In Pseudomonas saudiphocaensis, one DNA window encodes the following:
- a CDS encoding DUF4126 family protein, whose product MSTSSNLLWAALAIGAVTGMRSMLAPTLVSRALSERGDLQGSGEAVQLLTSDTAQTFLPVLAAGEIAGDKLPFAPDRTIVPSMMFRALSAGVSTAALAGARREPLLMPVLLGATAALVASKIGLSLRKPYQPNALLNATLGLAEDCLALGLGRVGLRQALGEERRGR is encoded by the coding sequence ATGAGCACATCCAGCAATCTGTTATGGGCCGCCCTGGCCATCGGGGCGGTCACCGGTATGCGCAGCATGCTGGCGCCGACCCTGGTCAGCCGGGCGTTGAGCGAGCGGGGCGATCTGCAGGGTTCGGGTGAGGCGGTACAGCTGCTGACCTCGGATACCGCGCAAACATTTCTACCGGTGCTGGCAGCAGGCGAGATTGCCGGCGACAAGCTTCCGTTTGCGCCTGATCGCACCATTGTGCCGTCGATGATGTTTCGTGCCTTGTCCGCAGGGGTGAGTACGGCGGCGCTGGCCGGGGCGCGGCGCGAGCCGTTGCTGATGCCGGTATTGCTCGGCGCGACGGCAGCGCTGGTTGCCTCGAAGATCGGCCTGAGCCTGCGCAAGCCCTACCAGCCCAATGCGCTGCTCAACGCCACGCTCGGTTTGGCTGAGGATTGTCTGGCGCTGGGCCTTGGTCGGGTCGGGTTGCGTCAGGCACTGGGCGAGGAACGCCGCGGGCGGTGA
- a CDS encoding NfeD family protein: MTIEWWYWAVGGLLLIMLELVIPSFFVIWFGMGALLVAAILLLAGDLSLTMQLVIWALASLAMVVLWFRVFKPSRHKTLIGTAAGEVIGEVGLLVGQVEPFQRGRVRFQRPILGAEEWACVAEQSISAGERVRLVSVEGSYLKVAKA, from the coding sequence ATGACTATCGAATGGTGGTACTGGGCGGTCGGCGGTTTGCTGCTGATCATGCTGGAGCTGGTGATTCCCTCGTTCTTCGTGATCTGGTTCGGCATGGGCGCGCTGCTGGTGGCGGCAATCCTGCTGCTGGCTGGTGATCTGTCGCTGACGATGCAGCTGGTGATCTGGGCCCTGGCTTCGCTGGCCATGGTGGTGCTGTGGTTCAGGGTGTTCAAACCCAGCCGACACAAAACGCTGATCGGCACCGCCGCCGGCGAGGTGATTGGCGAAGTGGGTCTTCTGGTCGGCCAGGTCGAGCCGTTCCAGCGCGGACGGGTGCGTTTCCAGCGGCCCATCCTGGGCGCCGAGGAGTGGGCCTGTGTAGCGGAGCAAAGCATCAGCGCTGGCGAGCGCGTGCGGCTGGTTTCCGTTGAAGGCAGTTATCTGAAAGTCGCTAAAGCCTGA
- a CDS encoding SPFH domain-containing protein has translation MNEGLIIAGVVLVFIVITIAKGVRLVAQGEEWVVERLGKYHTTLRPGLNILIPYLDNVAYKLVTKDIILDVQEQEVITRDNAVILTNAIAFIKVTDPVKAVYGITDFSEAIRNLIMTTLRSIVGEMELDEALSSRDRIKARLRESIADEAVDWGLTVKSVEIQDIKPSESMQRAMELQAAAERERKATVTRAEGAKQAAILEAEARQESARRDADAQVMLAEASAEAIRRVSGAVGNESAPMMYLLGEKYIAALDRLSQSDNAKTVLLPADIQETLRGVVGKFGARS, from the coding sequence ATGAATGAAGGACTGATCATTGCTGGCGTAGTGCTGGTATTTATCGTCATTACCATCGCCAAGGGCGTGCGCCTGGTGGCCCAGGGCGAGGAGTGGGTGGTGGAGCGGCTGGGCAAGTACCACACCACTCTGCGACCGGGGCTGAATATCCTGATTCCCTATCTGGATAACGTCGCCTACAAATTGGTGACCAAGGACATCATCCTCGACGTGCAGGAACAGGAGGTCATTACCCGCGATAACGCGGTTATCCTCACCAATGCCATTGCCTTTATCAAAGTTACCGACCCGGTCAAGGCGGTTTACGGCATTACCGATTTCTCCGAGGCGATCCGCAACCTGATCATGACCACCCTGCGCTCCATCGTCGGTGAAATGGAGCTGGACGAGGCGTTGTCCTCGCGCGACCGGATCAAGGCGCGCCTGCGCGAGAGCATCGCCGACGAAGCGGTGGACTGGGGTCTGACGGTCAAGTCGGTGGAAATTCAGGACATCAAGCCTTCGGAATCCATGCAGCGCGCAATGGAGCTGCAGGCCGCCGCAGAACGTGAGCGCAAGGCCACCGTGACCCGCGCCGAAGGCGCCAAGCAGGCGGCCATCCTCGAGGCCGAGGCGCGCCAGGAGTCCGCCCGCCGCGACGCCGATGCCCAGGTGATGCTGGCAGAAGCCTCGGCAGAAGCGATCCGCCGGGTCAGCGGTGCCGTCGGCAATGAGAGCGCGCCGATGATGTACCTGCTCGGCGAAAAATACATCGCTGCCCTGGATCGTCTCAGCCAGAGCGATAACGCCAAGACTGTGCTGTTGCCCGCCGATATCCAGGAAACCCTGCGCGGCGTGGTCGGCAAGTTCGGCGCGCGCAGCTGA
- the yghU gene encoding glutathione-dependent disulfide-bond oxidoreductase: MTDTTSYVPPKVWTHDAPSGGKFASINAPTAGAREEQALPVGKHPLQLYSLATPNGVKVSIMLEELLALGHSGAEYDAWLIKIGDGDQFGSGFVDINPNSKIPALADHSVGGEPLRVFESGSILVYLAEKFGTFLPTELRARTETLNWLFWQMGSAPFVGGGFGHFYTYAPEKYEYPINRYAMETKRQLDVLDRQLAERRFIAGDDYTIADMAIWPWYGLLAMGELYQAGEFLSVQDYQHVQRWAAEIAKRPAVIRGRKVNRTWGDESEQAPERHSAADLD; encoded by the coding sequence ATGACTGACACCACTTCCTACGTTCCGCCGAAGGTCTGGACGCACGATGCGCCTTCGGGCGGCAAGTTCGCCAGCATCAACGCGCCTACGGCCGGGGCGAGAGAGGAACAGGCGCTGCCGGTGGGCAAGCACCCATTGCAGCTGTATTCCCTGGCCACGCCCAACGGCGTCAAGGTCAGCATCATGCTCGAAGAGCTGCTTGCCCTTGGCCACAGCGGCGCCGAGTACGATGCCTGGCTGATCAAGATCGGCGATGGCGACCAATTCGGCAGCGGCTTCGTCGATATCAACCCCAACTCGAAGATCCCCGCACTGGCCGATCACAGCGTGGGCGGCGAACCGCTACGGGTGTTCGAATCCGGTTCGATCCTGGTCTACCTTGCGGAAAAATTCGGCACCTTTCTGCCCACTGAACTCCGCGCCCGTACCGAAACGTTGAACTGGCTGTTCTGGCAAATGGGCTCGGCGCCTTTCGTCGGGGGCGGCTTCGGGCATTTTTATACCTATGCACCGGAAAAGTACGAATATCCGATCAACCGCTATGCCATGGAAACCAAGCGACAGCTCGACGTACTCGACCGCCAGCTGGCCGAACGGCGCTTTATCGCTGGCGATGACTACACGATCGCCGACATGGCGATCTGGCCCTGGTACGGCTTGCTGGCGATGGGTGAGCTGTACCAGGCCGGTGAATTCCTCTCAGTGCAGGATTACCAGCACGTACAGCGCTGGGCCGCCGAAATCGCCAAGCGCCCCGCCGTGATTCGCGGACGCAAGGTCAACCGCACCTGGGGCGATGAGTCCGAGCAGGCGCCGGAACGCCACAGCGCAGCAGATCTGGACTGA